From the Aliidongia dinghuensis genome, one window contains:
- a CDS encoding response regulator has product MTERFPPLSRILYVDDEPDIREVAKIALEVMGGFTVRACESGMSALAEAPSFKPDLILLDVMMPHMDGPETFEALRQFEALKTVPIVFFTAKAQRSEVQALLELGALDVLAKPFDPMTVAQTVSEIWMRHHGWDS; this is encoded by the coding sequence GTGACCGAGCGCTTTCCCCCGCTCAGTCGCATCCTCTACGTCGACGACGAGCCCGACATCCGCGAGGTCGCCAAGATCGCGCTCGAGGTGATGGGCGGTTTTACCGTCCGCGCCTGCGAGTCTGGAATGTCGGCACTTGCCGAGGCCCCGAGCTTCAAGCCCGATCTCATCCTGCTCGATGTCATGATGCCGCACATGGACGGCCCGGAAACTTTCGAGGCCCTCCGGCAGTTCGAGGCTTTGAAGACGGTGCCGATCGTGTTTTTCACGGCCAAGGCGCAGCGCTCGGAGGTCCAGGCGCTTCTGGAACTCGGCGCGCTCGACGTGCTCGCCAAACCGTTCGATCCGATGACGGTGGCGCAGACTGTCTCGGAGATCTGGATGCGTCATCATGGCTGGGACAGTTGA
- a CDS encoding response regulator produces the protein MGILHLKIAARLTLGLMLLAGLTVFVGSIAFLSFAHLRRDFDQIATVDLPVIGAASQLSQQAQSIVASAPALVVADNQFARRTLALRIVDQVTALDEFIKRLKAKGVGGDRFEMLTQLRTSLFENLTLLDHAVERKLDLEQRVSGQLRDLGALAEQLRSLQGPEDPGSDGAPSAKLQALIARGMDKRQLDAFAQNLAAHEAAARTFDAWRFNAGQTIAALLTAADATQVPALETMRRSIERQLETGTTLVANLPAPIREPAAAWQTALGNMVLGDKGLLASRASYLDTTRAIQSALAANKVFADRFDAAAAKVADDIEQDILDTSGAISELTHRQIHRIFALTALCILAALAILIYIRRSVIDRLRRLRETMRTHVAGEPAAIDISGSDEIADMARALEFFVGTISEREIALAASESRLRSVTANLPGAILRLAGRPQGPLVISYISEGLRELIGRTPESLVGIDDAIFDLMPAGERGAFVTALARSSERQEQVLFEFRPTAQEGNAGAKWLRFLSFPRPGDNGETVWDGLILDSTEWKQADLAKRAFVSTVSHELRTPLTSIQGSLGLVAGGAMGALPEGARRLVDIANSNCQRLTRLINDILDIEKIEQGHMEFDLKPQALMPLLRQAVEANRGYGLPRGVHLKLIELDPDLEIEVDADRFIQVVNNLVSNAIKYSPEGGQVEIGARSHEGTQGGLHGNEVRIFVSDHGDGIPKAFRERLFSRFTQADSSDRRAKGGTGLGLSIAKAIVERFDGRIGFDTAEGQGTTFYFDLHATTLSTGTAAPPLPRRVLVCEDDPMFADMIGDMIQRRGSSARIVHTAAALKEALTEEPFDTLILDLLLPDGDGIAVLRGLRAAPETANLPVIVVSARAEEAHAEVNGSVLGILDWIGKPINPHRLTQALAGAMRPVGAGKANILHVEDDEDLSAVLQHLVGNRAEMTSVHTRREAAALLEREQFDLIILDLGLPDGTGYELLAYLAEHRVHRLTPVLIFSAQAPDPARSRAVADVLLKSVTSNAELLDHIEALLAGGHQVRPALASDPLHNSESSTSA, from the coding sequence ATGGGCATCCTGCACCTTAAAATTGCAGCACGTCTGACACTCGGCTTGATGCTGCTTGCCGGGCTCACGGTCTTTGTCGGCTCGATCGCCTTCCTGTCCTTTGCCCACCTGCGCCGCGATTTCGACCAGATCGCAACGGTCGACTTGCCGGTCATCGGCGCCGCCTCGCAGCTCTCGCAACAGGCGCAGTCGATCGTCGCCTCGGCCCCGGCGCTCGTGGTCGCCGATAACCAGTTCGCGCGCCGCACGCTGGCACTCAGGATCGTCGACCAGGTGACGGCCCTCGACGAGTTCATCAAGCGCCTCAAGGCCAAGGGCGTCGGCGGCGACCGGTTCGAGATGCTGACGCAGCTCAGGACCAGCCTGTTCGAGAATCTCACGCTGCTCGATCACGCGGTCGAGCGTAAGCTCGATCTCGAGCAGCGGGTGAGCGGCCAGCTCCGCGACCTGGGCGCCCTCGCCGAGCAGCTCCGGTCGCTCCAAGGCCCCGAGGACCCAGGATCGGACGGGGCGCCCAGCGCCAAGCTGCAGGCGCTCATCGCCCGCGGCATGGACAAGCGGCAGCTCGACGCATTTGCCCAGAACCTCGCCGCCCACGAGGCCGCAGCGCGCACTTTCGACGCCTGGCGCTTCAATGCCGGCCAGACGATCGCCGCCCTGCTGACGGCGGCCGACGCCACCCAGGTCCCGGCGCTCGAGACGATGCGCCGGTCGATCGAACGGCAGCTCGAGACCGGCACCACCCTCGTCGCCAACCTGCCGGCGCCGATCCGCGAACCGGCCGCCGCCTGGCAGACGGCGCTCGGCAACATGGTGCTCGGCGATAAAGGGCTGCTCGCCTCTCGCGCCAGCTACCTCGACACGACGCGGGCCATCCAGTCGGCGCTCGCCGCCAACAAGGTCTTCGCCGACCGGTTCGATGCCGCCGCGGCCAAGGTGGCCGACGACATCGAGCAGGACATCCTGGATACGAGCGGCGCCATCTCGGAACTGACGCATCGGCAGATCCACCGGATCTTCGCGCTGACCGCGCTCTGCATCCTCGCCGCCCTTGCCATCCTGATCTATATCCGCCGCAGCGTGATCGACCGCCTGCGCCGCTTGCGCGAGACGATGCGGACCCATGTCGCGGGCGAACCCGCCGCGATCGATATCAGCGGCAGCGACGAAATCGCCGACATGGCGCGGGCGCTCGAATTCTTCGTCGGCACCATTTCCGAGCGCGAGATCGCGCTCGCGGCGAGCGAAAGCCGCCTGAGGTCGGTCACCGCCAACCTGCCCGGCGCGATCCTCCGGCTGGCCGGTCGGCCGCAGGGGCCATTGGTCATTTCCTACATCAGCGAGGGCCTGCGCGAGCTGATCGGCCGGACGCCCGAAAGCCTGGTCGGCATCGACGATGCGATCTTCGACCTGATGCCGGCCGGCGAGCGCGGCGCGTTCGTCACCGCCCTCGCCCGCTCGTCCGAGCGGCAGGAGCAGGTCCTGTTCGAGTTCCGTCCGACCGCCCAGGAAGGCAACGCCGGCGCCAAGTGGCTGCGCTTCCTGTCCTTTCCCCGGCCGGGCGACAACGGCGAGACGGTCTGGGACGGCCTCATCCTCGATTCGACCGAATGGAAGCAAGCCGATCTCGCGAAGCGCGCCTTCGTCTCGACCGTGAGCCACGAGCTGCGCACGCCCTTGACCTCGATCCAGGGTTCGCTCGGCCTGGTCGCCGGCGGCGCCATGGGCGCGCTGCCCGAGGGCGCGCGGCGGCTCGTCGACATCGCCAACAGCAATTGCCAGCGCCTGACCCGGCTCATCAACGACATCCTCGATATCGAGAAGATCGAGCAAGGCCATATGGAGTTCGACCTGAAGCCGCAGGCGCTGATGCCGCTGCTGCGCCAGGCGGTCGAGGCGAACCGGGGCTACGGCCTGCCGCGCGGCGTCCATCTGAAGCTGATCGAGCTCGACCCCGACCTCGAGATCGAGGTCGACGCCGACCGCTTCATTCAGGTGGTCAACAACCTCGTCTCGAACGCGATCAAATATTCGCCGGAGGGCGGCCAGGTCGAGATCGGTGCCCGGTCACACGAGGGCACGCAGGGAGGGCTGCACGGGAACGAGGTCCGGATCTTCGTCAGCGACCACGGCGACGGCATCCCGAAGGCATTCCGCGAGCGCCTGTTCTCGCGCTTCACCCAGGCCGACAGCTCCGATCGCCGGGCCAAAGGCGGAACCGGCCTCGGCCTGTCGATCGCCAAGGCAATCGTCGAGCGGTTCGATGGCAGGATCGGCTTCGACACGGCCGAAGGCCAGGGGACGACGTTCTATTTCGACCTGCACGCAACCACGCTGTCCACCGGGACGGCGGCGCCGCCCCTGCCGCGGCGCGTGCTCGTGTGCGAGGACGATCCGATGTTCGCCGATATGATCGGCGACATGATCCAGCGCCGCGGGTCGAGCGCCCGCATCGTTCACACCGCGGCGGCGCTCAAGGAGGCGCTGACCGAGGAGCCGTTCGACACGCTGATCCTCGACCTGCTGCTGCCCGATGGCGATGGCATCGCGGTGCTGCGCGGGCTGCGCGCGGCGCCGGAAACCGCCAATCTGCCGGTGATCGTCGTCTCCGCCCGGGCCGAGGAGGCCCATGCCGAGGTCAACGGCAGCGTGCTCGGCATCCTCGACTGGATCGGCAAGCCGATCAATCCGCACCGGCTGACCCAGGCGCTCGCAGGCGCAATGCGGCCGGTGGGCGCCGGCAAGGCGAACATCCTCCATGTCGAGGACGATGAAGACCTGTCGGCGGTGCTGCAGCACCTGGTCGGCAACCGGGCCGAAATGACGAGCGTCCATACCCGGCGCGAGGCGGCAGCACTCCTGGAACGCGAGCAGTTCGACCTCATCATCCTCGACCTGGGGCTGCCGGACGGCACCGGCTATGAGCTGCTGGCGTACCTCGCCGAGCACAGGGTCCATCGGCTGACGCCGGTGCTGATCTTCTCGGCCCAGGCGCCGGATCCCGCGAGGTCACGCGCGGTCGCCGACGTGCTGCTCAAGTCCGTGACCAGCAACGCGGAACTCCTCGACCATATCGAGGCGCTGCTGGCCGGCGGCCACCAAGTGCGCCCTGCTTTGGCAAGTGATCCTCTTCATAATTCGGAAAGCTCGACGTCGGCATGA